A window of the Parvularcula bermudensis HTCC2503 genome harbors these coding sequences:
- the glmS gene encoding glutamine--fructose-6-phosphate transaminase (isomerizing): protein MCGIVGVIGLEDAAGALLEGLARLEYRGYDSAGVAVLNDDGIIHRRRATGKLAALREKMAAGPLEGDRGIGHTRWATHGRPSEENAHPHFGQGVAVVHNGIIENFATLRRELIEKGETFQSDTDTEVIAKWIGHDIAAGKDPKTSFADAVSRLQGAYALAVMVEADPDHLYFARRGSPLAIGRTEEAMFIGSDSQALAPFTRYVTYLADGDWGWIDRGRMTVFGADGAPVQREEKISSASAAIVEKGEYRHFMAKEIHQQPEVVGRALTGYIDAVEGRTVPIEDEIDFAAIDRLLISACGTAYYAGLVAKYWFETYARLPVETDIASELRYRDVVYPEKGAALFISQSGETADTLAALREAKAKGCHIGGVVNVPESTIAREADCLYPIQAGPEIGVASTKAFTCQLASLASIVVRAGVARGVIAPDEEVRLCRVLLEAPRQLAAILTQEASIAAVADHVAGARDVLYLGRGTSYPIALEGALKLKEISYIHAEGYAAGELKHGPIALIDERVPVIVIAPEDRHFEKTLSNMQEVLARGGRCILLSTAAGVARAQEGGDLTAAITLPAIDPLIAPILYAVPIQLMAYHAAVIKGTDVDQPRNLAKSVTVE from the coding sequence ATGTGCGGGATTGTCGGCGTCATTGGGCTCGAAGATGCAGCAGGGGCCTTGCTTGAAGGATTGGCGCGTCTTGAATATCGCGGCTACGACTCGGCGGGGGTTGCTGTCCTCAATGACGACGGGATCATCCATCGGCGGCGCGCGACCGGCAAGCTTGCCGCCCTGCGGGAAAAGATGGCCGCAGGGCCATTGGAGGGCGATCGTGGGATCGGCCATACCCGATGGGCAACCCATGGACGCCCCTCAGAGGAGAATGCCCACCCCCATTTCGGCCAGGGCGTAGCAGTGGTGCATAATGGCATCATCGAGAATTTCGCGACTTTACGTCGTGAGCTGATCGAGAAGGGGGAGACATTCCAGTCCGATACCGACACCGAAGTGATCGCCAAATGGATTGGTCATGATATTGCCGCGGGAAAGGACCCCAAGACGAGCTTTGCCGATGCCGTCAGTCGTCTCCAGGGCGCCTATGCCCTGGCCGTGATGGTCGAGGCCGACCCCGACCACCTCTATTTTGCCCGGCGCGGCTCCCCCCTCGCCATAGGACGCACCGAAGAGGCGATGTTTATCGGCTCTGACTCGCAGGCATTGGCGCCGTTTACCCGCTATGTCACGTATCTCGCCGATGGTGATTGGGGATGGATCGACCGGGGACGGATGACCGTGTTCGGTGCCGATGGCGCTCCGGTTCAGCGGGAGGAGAAGATCTCCTCCGCAAGTGCCGCGATCGTCGAAAAGGGCGAATATCGGCATTTCATGGCGAAGGAGATCCATCAGCAGCCGGAAGTCGTCGGTCGGGCCCTTACAGGCTATATCGACGCCGTTGAAGGGCGGACGGTACCGATCGAAGACGAAATCGATTTTGCCGCCATCGACCGTCTCCTGATCTCTGCCTGCGGCACCGCCTATTATGCCGGCTTAGTGGCAAAATATTGGTTTGAGACCTATGCGCGCCTTCCGGTCGAGACCGACATCGCCTCGGAATTGCGCTATCGCGATGTGGTCTATCCTGAGAAGGGCGCCGCGCTGTTCATTTCCCAGTCGGGGGAAACGGCCGATACCCTCGCCGCCTTACGCGAAGCGAAAGCCAAAGGCTGCCATATCGGCGGGGTCGTCAATGTCCCGGAAAGCACCATCGCGCGGGAAGCCGATTGTCTTTATCCAATTCAGGCCGGGCCCGAGATTGGCGTTGCCTCCACCAAGGCCTTTACCTGCCAATTGGCCAGCCTCGCATCGATTGTCGTCCGGGCCGGGGTGGCACGCGGGGTGATCGCCCCTGACGAAGAGGTGCGCCTGTGCCGGGTGCTGCTCGAAGCGCCGCGTCAGCTCGCCGCGATTTTGACGCAAGAGGCGTCGATTGCGGCGGTGGCCGATCACGTCGCGGGGGCGCGGGATGTCCTCTATCTTGGCCGTGGCACCTCCTATCCCATCGCCTTGGAAGGAGCGTTAAAGTTGAAGGAAATCAGCTACATTCACGCGGAAGGCTATGCCGCGGGTGAGCTGAAACACGGTCCGATCGCGCTGATTGACGAGCGGGTGCCGGTGATCGTCATTGCGCCGGAGGATCGGCATTTCGAGAAGACCCTGTCCAATATGCAGGAGGTGTTGGCCCGGGGCGGGCGGTGCATCCTGTTATCGACGGCGGCGGGGGTCGCAAGGGCCCAGGAAGGGGGAGATCTGACCGCAGCCATCACCTTGCCGGCGATCGATCCACTGATCGCCCCGATCCTTTACGCCGTCCCCATTCAGCTCATGGCCTATCACGCCGCCGTGATCAAAGGCACCGATGTTGACCAACCCCGCAATCTCGCAAAGTCCGTTACTGTAGAATAG
- the lpxC gene encoding UDP-3-O-acyl-N-acetylglucosamine deacetylase, whose protein sequence is MAKNGDFIGMARTLKGRLVLTGIGLHSGQSVTMTLWPAPLATGLLFRRRDLMEGVSAESQAATLDRVTIKAHPASVSATTLGTVISNRFGVSVSTVEHILAALSGAGIDHALIDVDGPEVPIMDGSAAPFSQAIAQTGTRSLGAARDYWRLNRPLMVKKGGSLIAAMPLDPEETPRLALDVTVDYADAAIGRQSLSLDPAHGLFNDELANARTFCHFKDVEAMRAQGLALGGSLDNAIVVDNGSILNEGGVRRDREFVRHKALDLIGDLHLLGAPLAARLVAMKPGHDINTQFAKQVLDEGAVTLAQAHDTAAVSARAVGA, encoded by the coding sequence ATGGCCAAGAATGGCGATTTTATCGGGATGGCGAGAACCCTGAAAGGGCGTCTCGTGCTCACTGGCATCGGGCTTCATTCCGGGCAGTCGGTGACCATGACCCTGTGGCCGGCCCCCCTCGCCACGGGGCTGCTGTTTCGCCGTCGTGATTTGATGGAAGGCGTCAGCGCCGAAAGCCAGGCGGCGACCCTCGACCGTGTCACGATCAAAGCGCATCCTGCATCGGTCAGTGCGACGACCCTTGGGACTGTGATTTCCAATCGCTTTGGGGTCAGTGTCTCAACGGTGGAGCATATTCTCGCAGCCCTTTCCGGTGCTGGCATCGATCACGCGCTCATCGATGTCGATGGCCCCGAAGTGCCGATCATGGATGGCAGCGCGGCGCCCTTTTCCCAGGCGATCGCCCAGACCGGGACGCGGTCTCTCGGCGCCGCTCGGGATTATTGGCGGCTCAATCGCCCCTTGATGGTCAAAAAGGGCGGTAGCCTGATTGCGGCGATGCCTCTCGATCCCGAAGAGACACCTCGCCTCGCGCTCGATGTGACGGTCGACTATGCCGATGCCGCGATCGGACGGCAGAGCCTCTCCCTCGATCCAGCTCACGGCTTGTTCAACGATGAACTCGCCAATGCACGGACCTTTTGTCATTTCAAGGATGTCGAAGCGATGCGCGCTCAGGGGTTGGCCCTTGGCGGCTCCCTCGATAATGCCATCGTGGTCGACAATGGCTCGATCCTGAATGAGGGGGGGGTGCGACGGGATCGGGAGTTCGTTCGCCATAAGGCGCTCGACCTCATCGGCGACTTGCACCTTCTCGGCGCGCCGCTGGCGGCGCGCTTGGTGGCGATGAAGCCGGGGCATGACATCAATACGCAATTCGCCAAGCAGGTGCTCGATGAGGGCGCTGTGACCTTGGCACAGGCCCACGACACCGCCGCGGTTTCGGCACGGGCGGTGGGCGCTTGA
- a CDS encoding outer membrane protein assembly factor BamD, translating to MSGKIALTALGSVLLALGGCSNFGNAPDDRLAYVEEPVEILYRKAADALERRRYEEAVLLFEEVERQHPYSSWARRAMLMVAYSEYLQNNYDASIASIDRFLAVHPGNKDAAYAYYLRAINYYERIRDVGRDQDITAQALSALEDVIRRYPDSDYARDASLKLDLTRDHLAGKEMDIGRWYLKRNEHIAAINRFNEVLTTYETTSHVPEALHRLVEAYLEMGVAFEAQRHAAILAHNYPDSNWYRDSYRMLDRRGLTDTTALNSWVAPTAAEPALTATASSASPPDGRLGARTAASEALLGAITEADQ from the coding sequence ATGTCCGGCAAAATTGCCCTTACCGCTCTGGGGTCCGTCCTATTGGCCCTTGGCGGCTGTTCGAATTTTGGCAATGCCCCGGATGACCGCCTCGCCTATGTCGAGGAGCCGGTGGAGATCCTCTATCGCAAGGCGGCGGATGCCCTCGAGCGGCGGCGCTATGAAGAAGCTGTCCTTCTGTTCGAAGAAGTGGAGCGTCAGCACCCCTATTCCAGTTGGGCTCGTCGCGCGATGTTGATGGTGGCGTATTCGGAATATCTCCAAAATAATTATGACGCCTCGATCGCCAGTATCGACCGCTTTCTCGCTGTCCATCCGGGCAACAAGGATGCGGCCTATGCCTATTATCTGCGGGCGATCAATTATTATGAGCGGATACGGGATGTGGGGCGGGATCAAGATATCACCGCCCAGGCGCTCTCGGCGCTTGAGGATGTCATTCGTCGATATCCGGATTCCGATTACGCCCGGGACGCTTCGTTAAAGCTTGACCTGACCCGCGATCACCTGGCGGGGAAAGAGATGGATATCGGGCGCTGGTATCTCAAGCGTAACGAACACATTGCGGCGATCAATCGCTTCAACGAAGTGCTGACGACCTATGAAACCACCAGCCATGTGCCGGAGGCGCTTCATCGATTGGTGGAGGCCTATCTGGAGATGGGGGTCGCTTTTGAGGCGCAGCGTCATGCCGCGATCCTGGCCCATAATTATCCGGACTCAAATTGGTATCGGGATTCCTATCGGATGCTGGATCGCCGGGGACTGACCGATACCACGGCGCTCAATAGCTGGGTTGCCCCAACGGCGGCTGAGCCCGCCCTGACGGCCACAGCTTCGAGTGCCTCCCCCCCCGACGGGCGACTCGGCGCCAGAACTGCGGCCAGCGAAGCGTTGCTCGGGGCGATTACCGAAGCTGATCAGTAG
- the purS gene encoding phosphoribosylformylglycinamidine synthase subunit PurS produces MKARIEVFYKAGVLDPEAKAVGRALGALGFDAVTEIRQGKVIELSLAVESEEEARHQAEAMCEKLLANPVMERYRIDLIPD; encoded by the coding sequence GTGAAGGCGAGAATCGAAGTTTTCTATAAGGCCGGTGTTCTCGATCCAGAAGCCAAGGCGGTCGGGCGGGCATTGGGGGCGCTTGGCTTCGATGCGGTCACAGAGATACGGCAGGGCAAGGTGATCGAGCTGTCCCTCGCCGTCGAGAGCGAGGAAGAGGCCCGTCACCAGGCCGAGGCGATGTGCGAGAAACTCCTCGCGAATCCCGTCATGGAGAGATATCGAATCGACCTCATCCCTGACTAG
- the purC gene encoding phosphoribosylaminoimidazolesuccinocarboxamide synthase has protein sequence MARGKPIYEGKAKILYEGPEPGTLIQFFKDDATAFNNQKHAVLEGKGVLNNRISEFVMQELERVGVPTHFIRRLNMREQLIRHVEIIPLEVVVRNVAAGSIAKRLGISEGDALPRSIVEFYYKDDALGDPLVAEDHITAFNWASPQEIDDMMAYALRVNDFLSGLFAAVGIRLIDFKLEFGRQYEGDMMRVILADEISPDSCRLWDVQTKESMDKDRFRKDLGGVVEGYREVARRLGIIRDDTERSDTSGPVLVASNGEPTT, from the coding sequence ATGGCTCGCGGAAAACCTATCTACGAAGGCAAAGCGAAGATCCTCTATGAGGGCCCGGAACCCGGAACGCTCATCCAGTTTTTCAAGGATGATGCGACCGCCTTCAATAATCAAAAGCACGCCGTCCTTGAGGGGAAAGGCGTTCTCAATAACCGTATCTCCGAATTCGTCATGCAGGAATTGGAGCGCGTGGGCGTTCCCACGCATTTCATTCGGCGTCTCAATATGCGCGAGCAATTGATTCGGCATGTCGAGATCATTCCTCTGGAAGTCGTTGTCCGAAACGTGGCCGCCGGCTCGATTGCCAAGCGCCTCGGCATCAGTGAGGGGGATGCCCTCCCCCGCTCCATCGTCGAGTTCTACTACAAGGACGATGCGCTGGGGGATCCTCTGGTCGCGGAGGATCATATCACCGCCTTCAACTGGGCCTCACCCCAGGAAATCGACGACATGATGGCCTATGCCCTGCGGGTGAACGATTTCCTCTCCGGCTTGTTCGCCGCCGTCGGCATCCGGCTGATCGACTTCAAGCTTGAGTTCGGCCGCCAATATGAAGGGGACATGATGCGTGTCATCCTGGCCGACGAGATCAGTCCCGATAGCTGCCGGCTGTGGGATGTGCAGACAAAGGAATCCATGGACAAGGATCGTTTCCGTAAGGATCTTGGCGGGGTCGTCGAAGGATACCGCGAAGTGGCCCGGCGCCTCGGGATCATCCGCGATGACACTGAACGATCGGACACAAGTGGGCCGGTTCTTGTGGCCTCCAACGGAGAGCCGACGACGTGA
- a CDS encoding DUF1476 domain-containing protein, producing the protein MTGFNDREKRFESEFAHNQELKFKIEARRDKLVGKWAADLLGLSGEDAEAYAKAVVRADLEEPGDDDVFRKLRADLDGASKKISDEEIRTKMAECLEAAINELK; encoded by the coding sequence ATGACCGGTTTCAATGATCGCGAGAAACGCTTTGAGTCCGAATTCGCTCACAATCAGGAACTGAAATTCAAGATCGAAGCCCGCCGCGACAAGCTTGTGGGCAAATGGGCTGCGGATCTGTTGGGGCTGTCGGGGGAAGATGCCGAAGCCTACGCCAAAGCCGTTGTGCGGGCGGATTTAGAGGAACCCGGCGACGATGACGTTTTTCGGAAATTGCGTGCCGACCTCGACGGCGCCAGCAAAAAGATCAGTGACGAAGAGATTCGGACCAAGATGGCCGAGTGCCTGGAAGCGGCAATCAATGAACTGAAATAG
- a CDS encoding DUF1476 domain-containing protein has translation MFKDRARRFEAEYSYREALKFRIEAIRDRQFGHWAAAQLGLTNQAADAYAQTIIRHNLEFPRAEAGLRKVIRDFAAAGQTMTEDEIRAKMIAYHEQAIHDLSKSAAA, from the coding sequence ATGTTCAAGGATCGCGCCCGCCGTTTCGAAGCGGAGTACTCCTACCGGGAAGCGCTCAAATTTCGGATCGAGGCGATCCGAGATCGGCAATTCGGTCATTGGGCGGCGGCGCAGCTGGGCCTCACCAACCAGGCAGCCGATGCCTATGCCCAGACGATTATCCGTCACAATCTGGAATTTCCTCGCGCCGAAGCCGGATTGCGGAAAGTCATCCGTGATTTCGCCGCCGCAGGTCAAACGATGACAGAGGACGAGATTCGCGCAAAGATGATTGCCTATCACGAACAGGCAATTCATGACCTCTCAAAATCAGCCGCGGCTTGA
- a CDS encoding SDR family oxidoreductase, translated as MTSQNQPRLDGKRALITGGAQGLGYALAERFLKEGARVVITDVQGDKVSKASQDLGADAGLTHDVSDPEAWKSVVARANATMNGINVLVHNAGVASFGDIERESFDTYRRVMAIDCDSIFLGTQAALPYLRDNGPSSIIVMSSVAAMKADRNLLAYNTAKAAATMMTKSIALHCAKSGYDITCNSVHPVFIRTPIIEPMIAMKGNREEGEKALTRQIPMKRLGEPDEVASMLVYLASDESRFVTGSAFTIDGGITAT; from the coding sequence ATGACCTCTCAAAATCAGCCGCGGCTTGACGGCAAACGTGCACTCATCACCGGCGGGGCCCAGGGCCTTGGTTACGCCCTCGCAGAACGCTTTCTGAAAGAAGGGGCGCGGGTCGTCATCACCGATGTCCAAGGGGACAAGGTGTCAAAAGCGAGCCAGGATTTGGGCGCGGATGCGGGGCTTACCCACGATGTGTCCGATCCCGAGGCCTGGAAATCCGTTGTGGCGCGGGCCAATGCCACAATGAACGGGATCAACGTTCTCGTGCATAATGCCGGGGTCGCGTCCTTCGGCGACATCGAGCGAGAGAGCTTCGATACCTATCGTCGGGTCATGGCGATTGACTGTGACAGCATCTTTCTGGGGACCCAGGCGGCTCTCCCTTATCTGCGTGATAACGGGCCGTCATCCATCATCGTGATGTCGTCGGTGGCGGCGATGAAGGCCGACCGAAATCTCCTCGCCTATAATACCGCGAAGGCTGCCGCGACGATGATGACCAAATCCATCGCCCTCCATTGCGCAAAGTCAGGCTATGACATCACCTGCAATTCGGTGCATCCCGTCTTCATCAGAACACCAATCATCGAACCGATGATTGCGATGAAAGGGAATAGAGAAGAGGGGGAGAAGGCTCTCACTCGACAAATCCCGATGAAGCGTCTCGGTGAGCCCGATGAGGTGGCCTCGATGCTGGTCTATCTGGCGTCCGATGAAAGCCGATTTGTCACCGGCTCGGCATTCACTATCGACGGGGGGATCACCGCCACCTAA
- the purB gene encoding adenylosuccinate lyase: MIPRYARAEMAEIWSQDTKYRIWFDIEAHAATAMAKLGIVPEDAAKTIRQEGDRAIFDARRIDEIERTTKHDVIAFLTHLAELIGPEARFVHQGLTSSDILDTTLSVQLVRATDLLDKGLDRVLTALEARAFEHKMTPTVGRSHGIHAEPLTFGIKLAGYFAEFRRAKDRLAAAREEIAVCALSGAVGTFANVDPSVEAYVAEQLGLAPEPVSTQIIPRDRHAAYFATLAVIASSVERLATEIRHLQRTEVREAEEFFSAGQKGSSAMPHKRNPVLTENLTGLARLVRMAVIPALENVALWHERDISHSSVERGIAPDTTIHLDFALHRLAGVVENLVVYDDAMAANLARLGGLVHSQRVLLALTQAGISREDAYEMVQRNAMKVWKDGGTLLDCLCTDPQVTAALSRDALEPLFDISYHTKHVDTIFDRVFGRH, from the coding sequence ATGATCCCGCGATATGCCCGCGCCGAGATGGCGGAAATTTGGAGCCAGGATACCAAGTATAGAATCTGGTTCGATATCGAAGCCCACGCCGCCACCGCCATGGCAAAGCTTGGAATCGTGCCCGAAGACGCGGCAAAGACCATCCGGCAGGAAGGGGACCGGGCCATCTTCGACGCCCGCCGAATCGACGAAATCGAGCGAACCACCAAGCACGATGTCATCGCCTTTCTGACGCATCTGGCGGAGCTGATCGGCCCTGAAGCCCGATTTGTCCATCAGGGACTCACCTCCTCCGATATTCTCGATACGACCTTATCCGTCCAATTGGTGCGGGCGACGGACCTCCTCGATAAAGGGCTCGACCGGGTCTTGACCGCGCTCGAGGCGCGGGCCTTTGAGCACAAAATGACCCCAACCGTGGGGCGTAGCCACGGGATCCACGCCGAGCCGCTGACCTTTGGCATCAAACTCGCCGGCTATTTTGCAGAGTTTCGCCGCGCCAAAGACCGTCTTGCCGCGGCGAGGGAAGAAATTGCGGTCTGCGCCCTGTCCGGTGCCGTCGGGACCTTTGCCAATGTCGACCCCTCGGTCGAAGCCTATGTCGCCGAGCAACTGGGATTGGCACCGGAACCCGTCTCGACCCAGATCATTCCGCGCGATCGTCATGCCGCCTATTTCGCCACCCTTGCGGTGATCGCCTCTTCGGTCGAGCGCTTGGCCACCGAGATTCGCCATCTTCAGCGGACGGAGGTGCGGGAGGCGGAGGAGTTCTTCTCGGCCGGTCAAAAAGGCTCCTCGGCGATGCCGCATAAACGCAACCCCGTTCTGACCGAAAATTTGACGGGGCTGGCCCGATTGGTTCGGATGGCGGTGATCCCCGCTCTCGAAAACGTCGCACTCTGGCATGAACGGGATATCAGCCATTCCTCAGTCGAGAGAGGGATTGCCCCCGATACCACCATTCACCTTGATTTTGCGTTGCATCGGCTCGCCGGCGTCGTTGAAAACCTCGTGGTCTATGACGACGCCATGGCGGCCAATCTGGCGCGCCTTGGCGGGCTTGTTCATTCGCAGCGCGTCCTTCTCGCCCTTACCCAGGCGGGAATCAGCCGCGAAGATGCCTATGAGATGGTGCAGCGTAACGCCATGAAGGTCTGGAAGGACGGCGGCACTCTTCTGGATTGTCTTTGCACGGATCCACAGGTGACTGCGGCGCTGTCCCGTGACGCTCTCGAGCCCCTGTTCGATATCAGCTATCACACAAAGCATGTCGACACGATTTTCGACCGGGTGTTCGGTCGGCATTGA
- a CDS encoding YkgJ family cysteine cluster protein — translation MAEKTKPRKRYNCLKCPAYCCSYQHIPVTDDDISRLAEHYSLTFEAARRKFSKRGDEDSPRVLRHKEDEHFGSICRLIDTETRNCTVYEARPAICRDFPSQNRCGYYDFLTFEREVQEDEEWVATTGNW, via the coding sequence ATGGCGGAAAAGACGAAGCCCCGCAAGCGCTATAATTGCCTTAAATGTCCGGCGTATTGCTGCTCCTACCAACACATCCCCGTCACCGACGACGATATTTCCCGCCTGGCAGAGCATTATAGTCTGACCTTTGAAGCGGCGCGGCGCAAATTCTCCAAACGTGGGGATGAGGACAGCCCAAGGGTGCTTCGTCACAAAGAGGATGAGCATTTCGGGTCGATCTGTCGGCTGATCGATACGGAAACCCGGAATTGTACGGTCTATGAGGCACGGCCCGCGATCTGTCGGGATTTCCCAAGTCAGAATCGTTGCGGCTATTATGATTTCTTGACCTTCGAGCGAGAAGTCCAGGAAGATGAGGAGTGGGTCGCGACCACCGGCAATTGGTGA
- a CDS encoding lysozyme: protein MHISGEGIELIKAFEGLRLDVYDDGVGIWTIGYGHTGAIEVDGKRYSSVAAAYDDLGPFSISEAYAEDLLREDLQVFVAGVDRALKVTPTQSMFDALVSLAFNIGVSAFSKSTAVKRHNKRDFEGAAEAITWWNKAGGQVLTGLVRRRSAEAALYLRDVDELLDGGAVTSSAGKEAIEENSPRRSNPITTRTTAGAAAAGTAGAAGAGTVLLEDREKASGDGVTTKPVDEATPPAPPSTESEDATPSAPMDDPMDDNEASSASAPADQGGEDAPPAAEEAGQSDDTGTAAGEDVEGSPPPAASPPADATTEATEETTTTSFSDTVTESDLTDAIVIAAGILAVLAAIYVIGARIDDWRKWRR, encoded by the coding sequence ATGCACATCAGCGGCGAGGGCATTGAGCTCATCAAGGCCTTCGAGGGGTTGCGCCTCGATGTCTATGACGATGGGGTCGGAATCTGGACGATCGGCTATGGGCACACCGGCGCGATCGAGGTTGACGGAAAACGCTATTCCAGTGTCGCGGCGGCCTATGACGACCTTGGTCCCTTTTCGATCAGTGAGGCCTATGCCGAAGATCTGCTGCGGGAGGATCTTCAGGTCTTCGTCGCGGGGGTCGACCGGGCGCTCAAAGTGACCCCCACCCAGTCGATGTTCGATGCCCTGGTTTCCCTGGCCTTCAATATCGGCGTCAGCGCCTTTTCGAAATCGACCGCCGTCAAGCGCCACAATAAACGCGATTTCGAAGGCGCCGCCGAGGCCATTACCTGGTGGAACAAGGCGGGGGGCCAGGTCCTCACGGGCCTTGTCCGCCGCCGCAGCGCCGAAGCGGCGCTTTATCTGCGCGATGTCGACGAATTGCTCGATGGCGGTGCTGTAACAAGCTCTGCGGGCAAGGAAGCCATAGAGGAAAATAGCCCGCGGCGCTCCAACCCCATCACGACCCGCACGACGGCGGGGGCCGCCGCCGCGGGCACGGCCGGCGCCGCCGGTGCAGGCACAGTGCTGCTCGAAGATCGGGAAAAGGCATCCGGCGACGGCGTCACGACAAAACCCGTCGACGAGGCCACGCCGCCTGCCCCGCCATCCACCGAAAGCGAAGACGCTACGCCGTCGGCGCCAATGGACGACCCAATGGACGACAATGAGGCCAGTTCCGCCTCAGCGCCCGCTGACCAGGGGGGCGAGGATGCCCCTCCCGCCGCAGAAGAGGCCGGTCAGTCCGACGATACCGGCACCGCCGCCGGGGAAGATGTCGAAGGGAGCCCCCCACCGGCAGCCTCCCCCCCGGCGGACGCCACCACGGAAGCCACCGAAGAGACAACGACGACAAGCTTCAGCGATACGGTGACCGAGAGCGATCTGACCGACGCGATCGTCATCGCCGCCGGAATCCTTGCGGTCCTTGCCGCCATCTATGTGATCGGGGCGCGTATCGACGACTGGCGGAAATGGCGCAGATGA
- the dksA gene encoding RNA polymerase-binding protein DksA, with protein MEQALDAYRPTDNEPFMNERQQEYFRQKLLDWKAEILNQSKGTIQQMQTDSLQMADPADRASSETDHSLELRARDRQRKLISKIDSALRRLDDGSYGYCEVTGEPISLKRLEARPTATMSLEAQEMHERREKVHRDD; from the coding sequence ATGGAACAGGCGCTGGACGCTTATCGCCCGACTGATAACGAGCCGTTCATGAATGAGCGGCAGCAGGAATATTTTCGACAGAAATTGCTCGATTGGAAGGCGGAAATCCTCAATCAGAGCAAGGGAACGATCCAGCAGATGCAGACAGACAGTCTGCAGATGGCGGATCCCGCCGATCGTGCGTCAAGCGAGACGGACCATTCGCTGGAATTGCGGGCACGCGATCGGCAGCGAAAGTTGATTTCGAAAATCGATTCCGCGCTGCGTCGCCTCGACGATGGGTCCTACGGCTATTGTGAAGTGACGGGGGAGCCGATCTCTCTCAAGCGGCTTGAGGCGCGCCCCACCGCCACGATGAGCCTTGAGGCGCAGGAGATGCATGAGCGGCGCGAGAAAGTGCATCGCGACGACTGA